The following coding sequences are from one Streptomyces sp. NBC_01294 window:
- a CDS encoding alpha/beta hydrolase family protein: protein MSTSTAADALPAPVPVLSFSPVVLSVPGRPVDLQVRVSAPATGTALPVILLSHGHGPSNHLSSLNGYAPLANFWAAHGFVVVQPTHLTSSTLTHLVADAPGAPDFWRSRAEDMTHILDRLDVIENAVPQLAGRIDHTKVALAGHSLGGFTAALLLGAGLTDPDTGNVVHVVEPRIKAGVLLAAPGRGGDVLNGPMAERWPIIGAVDFSTMTAPALVVAGDKDDSRHFTDMGPAWHADSYTLAPGPKTLLTLFDAEHGLGGIAGYDAAETTDENPERVAALARLTAAYLHTQLHPGASAWQVACEALATGPDPVGHVESK from the coding sequence GTGAGCACATCCACCGCCGCCGACGCCTTGCCCGCGCCCGTCCCGGTTCTGTCCTTCAGCCCTGTGGTCCTGTCCGTGCCCGGACGTCCCGTGGATCTCCAGGTACGCGTCTCCGCACCCGCGACCGGTACCGCCCTCCCCGTCATCCTCCTCTCCCATGGCCACGGCCCCTCGAACCACCTCTCCTCGCTCAACGGCTACGCTCCGCTCGCCAACTTCTGGGCGGCACACGGATTCGTCGTCGTCCAACCCACCCACCTCACTTCCAGCACACTGACCCACCTGGTCGCCGACGCCCCCGGCGCACCCGACTTCTGGCGCTCCCGAGCCGAGGACATGACCCACATCCTCGACCGGCTCGACGTGATCGAGAACGCCGTGCCGCAGCTCGCCGGACGGATCGACCACACCAAGGTCGCCCTCGCGGGACACTCGCTCGGAGGCTTCACTGCCGCCCTCCTGCTGGGTGCCGGGCTCACCGACCCCGACACCGGGAACGTGGTGCATGTCGTCGAGCCCCGGATCAAGGCGGGAGTACTGCTCGCCGCGCCCGGCAGGGGCGGTGACGTCCTCAACGGACCCATGGCCGAGCGGTGGCCGATCATCGGGGCCGTCGACTTCTCGACCATGACCGCACCCGCGCTGGTCGTCGCCGGCGACAAGGACGACTCCCGGCACTTCACCGACATGGGGCCGGCCTGGCACGCCGACTCCTACACTCTGGCCCCCGGCCCCAAGACCCTGCTCACCCTGTTCGACGCGGAGCACGGGCTCGGCGGGATCGCCGGCTACGACGCCGCCGAGACCACCGACGAGAACCCCGAGCGAGTCGCCGCCCTGGCCCGGCTCACGGCGGCCTACCTCCACACCCAGCTCCACCCCGGCGCCTCTGCCTGGCAGGTCGCCTGCGAGGCGCTGGCGACCGGACCCGACCCGGTGGGACACGTCGAATCGAAGTAG
- a CDS encoding TetR/AcrR family transcriptional regulator, protein MAAEDPAGNAPSRSKRADAQRNRETVLTAAAEVFVTSGVDAPIRQIAAQAGVGMATIYRHFPTRADLVTAVYQHQIEACAEAGPNLLAMADSPLDALHQWIDLFVDFLVTKHGLADALQSDSDRFAALHAYFLDRLLPVCAHLLDAAVEAGDIRPGTQPYELMRGIGNLCIGRDNDPRYDPRRLIALLLQGLQRPQTS, encoded by the coding sequence ATGGCCGCCGAGGATCCTGCGGGGAATGCGCCGTCCCGAAGCAAGCGGGCTGACGCCCAGCGCAATCGGGAGACGGTGCTCACTGCCGCGGCCGAGGTGTTCGTCACCTCCGGCGTCGACGCGCCGATCCGCCAGATCGCGGCGCAGGCGGGCGTCGGGATGGCCACGATCTACCGCCACTTCCCGACCCGGGCGGACCTCGTCACCGCCGTGTACCAGCACCAGATCGAGGCATGCGCCGAAGCCGGCCCGAACCTGCTGGCCATGGCCGACTCACCGCTCGACGCACTGCACCAATGGATCGATCTCTTCGTCGACTTCCTCGTCACCAAGCACGGCCTCGCCGACGCCCTGCAGTCCGACAGCGACCGCTTCGCCGCGCTGCACGCCTACTTCCTCGACCGCCTGCTGCCCGTCTGCGCCCACCTGCTCGACGCCGCAGTCGAGGCCGGCGACATCAGGCCCGGCACACAGCCCTACGAGCTGATGCGCGGCATCGGCAACCTCTGCATCGGACGCGACAACGACCCCCGCTACGACCCCCGACGGCTGATCGCCCTCCTCCTCCAGGGACTTCAGCGACCACAGACGTCCTGA
- a CDS encoding SDR family oxidoreductase, which translates to MKRFEQNETAPEAEGVYLLTVVSPRKGEGTSPTGIVGRCLARQLLTMGRHVRVIAERDQCGGWPDTVEVVEGSITRPLECARAFDGVESAFLAGAHPSTVQDALTLARNAAARRIVLLSSHGPEYEEANPPETWFWLAIEKAVERSGIAWTHIRPSAVMGAVIEGTYPATGSDWPDTVRADGVIREAFLDQGHYPFIHEEDLAAVAAAALIGDDFTGTVIEAVGPPLSTRSRVRSIAAALGRDIDTIELAPDESRAIWQHLGWPAGAIDVTLYALEEYGARFTELVQWTADQRPSVGDITGRPLRTYDDWVSENIDSFR; encoded by the coding sequence GTGAAGAGGTTCGAGCAGAATGAGACGGCACCGGAAGCCGAAGGCGTTTACCTGCTGACCGTCGTCAGCCCCCGTAAGGGCGAAGGCACCAGCCCGACCGGGATCGTCGGCCGGTGCCTGGCACGGCAACTGCTCACCATGGGCCGGCACGTGCGGGTCATCGCCGAGCGGGACCAGTGCGGCGGCTGGCCTGACACGGTCGAAGTCGTCGAAGGCTCCATCACCCGGCCGCTGGAGTGCGCCCGAGCCTTCGACGGGGTCGAGTCCGCGTTCCTCGCCGGAGCCCATCCCTCCACGGTCCAGGACGCCTTGACCCTGGCGCGGAACGCCGCCGCCAGGAGGATCGTCCTGTTGTCGTCACACGGGCCGGAGTACGAGGAGGCGAATCCGCCGGAGACCTGGTTCTGGCTGGCGATCGAGAAGGCGGTGGAGCGCTCGGGCATCGCCTGGACGCACATCCGGCCGTCGGCTGTGATGGGTGCCGTCATCGAGGGGACCTACCCGGCCACAGGGTCGGACTGGCCTGACACCGTCCGCGCCGACGGGGTGATCCGTGAGGCTTTCCTCGACCAGGGCCACTACCCCTTCATTCACGAGGAGGACCTCGCCGCCGTAGCGGCTGCGGCCCTGATCGGCGATGACTTCACCGGGACGGTCATCGAGGCGGTGGGCCCGCCGCTGAGCACACGTTCACGCGTACGGAGCATCGCTGCTGCTCTCGGCCGCGACATCGATACGATCGAGCTGGCGCCGGACGAGAGCCGGGCGATCTGGCAACATCTTGGCTGGCCCGCCGGTGCGATCGACGTGACGCTGTACGCCCTTGAAGAGTACGGCGCCCGATTCACCGAACTCGTTCAGTGGACGGCCGACCAGCGGCCGTCCGTGGGTGACATCACCGGCCGTCCGCTGCGCACCTACGACGACTGGGTAAGCGAGAACATCGACTCATTTCGCTGA
- a CDS encoding Kelch repeat-containing protein, protein MTLLDDGRVLAVGGISRAPDGPAEGLAIAEVLDPAAGRWTPTGGLRQARFSHSATRLPDGRVLVAGGATARPGPSPYTLRTAELYDPVTGQWTQARPMTDARFGHPAVPLDDGRVLMVGGVLAAGRGHYGALGYCETYDPDSGDWTPAGTLTSARKGHQATLLPDGGVLVTGGDMRGFRPDDWAFDPYSQWVTERFDPGTGTWSPDTDMPWGRSHHRAVLLRSGEVLVVGGTDDISLAVGYQNAMVYAPGTRTWSTEFGTVEGRWAPAAVALHDGRALAIGGLTRSGPAAPVLGEDEVTATTEIYTPANLTREEDDDASGRDGRG, encoded by the coding sequence GTGACCCTTCTCGACGACGGCCGGGTCCTCGCCGTCGGCGGCATCTCCCGCGCTCCCGACGGCCCGGCCGAGGGACTCGCCATCGCCGAGGTCCTCGACCCGGCCGCCGGACGCTGGACGCCCACCGGCGGCCTGCGTCAGGCCCGCTTCTCCCACTCGGCGACCCGGCTCCCGGACGGCCGCGTCCTCGTGGCCGGCGGCGCCACCGCCCGCCCCGGACCCTCCCCGTACACCCTGCGCACGGCCGAGCTGTACGACCCGGTCACCGGGCAGTGGACGCAGGCCCGGCCGATGACCGACGCCCGTTTCGGACACCCGGCGGTGCCGCTCGACGACGGCCGGGTCCTGATGGTCGGCGGCGTCCTCGCGGCCGGCCGGGGCCACTACGGGGCGCTGGGGTACTGCGAGACGTACGATCCGGACAGCGGCGACTGGACACCGGCCGGCACCCTGACCAGCGCCCGCAAGGGTCACCAGGCGACCCTCCTGCCCGACGGCGGGGTGCTCGTGACCGGCGGCGACATGCGCGGCTTCCGCCCCGACGACTGGGCGTTCGACCCCTACAGCCAGTGGGTCACGGAGCGGTTCGACCCCGGCACCGGCACGTGGAGCCCCGACACGGACATGCCGTGGGGCCGCAGCCACCACCGGGCGGTCCTGCTGCGCTCGGGCGAGGTGCTCGTGGTCGGCGGCACGGACGACATCTCGCTCGCCGTCGGCTACCAGAACGCCATGGTTTACGCCCCGGGCACCCGCACCTGGTCGACGGAGTTCGGCACGGTGGAGGGCCGTTGGGCGCCGGCCGCGGTCGCGCTCCACGACGGCCGGGCCCTTGCCATCGGCGGACTCACCCGCTCAGGGCCTGCGGCGCCCGTCCTCGGCGAGGACGAGGTCACCGCCACCACCGAGATCTACACCCCCGCGAACCTCACCCGGGAGGAGGACGACGATGCGTCTGGTCGTGACGGACGGGGGTGA
- a CDS encoding Kelch repeat-containing protein, producing the protein MRLVVTDGGDRPPPLSAVSGRWAPAGALPFPLVYWHGQYEGPVTLLDGRVLAAGGAGRLLQALPAAALHDPARGTWTGTGGLSEARRTHSLTVLRDGRVLAAGGITGPQAFPPRTLASAELYHPEGGTWTPAEPMSGARYGHSATLLPDGRVLVAGGNRPRDARTVATLTTAELFDPDTGTWSPAREMADARWHHIAAPLPGGRPLAVGGMAAAGRIVPTALALCEIYDPQTDTWSAAGAMRDARFGHQAVPLPDGTVLAVGGGRSGSDDARFDPYGPTGVERYDPAAGTWHDEAPLPWTRAYPRALPLPSGEVLVLGGADPAALDVGFPSALRFDPVARRWSPAGPLHTGRWAFGATSLADGRVLAAGGVSRTGVAAPVFAADVAASEAEVFTP; encoded by the coding sequence ATGCGTCTGGTCGTGACGGACGGGGGTGACCGGCCGCCGCCGCTGTCGGCGGTCTCGGGCCGCTGGGCCCCGGCCGGTGCCCTGCCGTTCCCGCTGGTCTACTGGCACGGCCAGTACGAAGGCCCCGTCACCCTCCTCGACGGCCGGGTCCTCGCCGCCGGCGGCGCGGGCAGACTGTTGCAGGCCCTGCCCGCCGCGGCGCTCCACGACCCGGCCCGGGGCACATGGACCGGGACGGGCGGGCTGTCCGAGGCGCGCCGCACCCACTCGCTGACGGTGCTCCGGGACGGCCGGGTCCTGGCCGCGGGCGGCATCACCGGGCCTCAGGCCTTCCCGCCGCGCACCCTCGCGAGCGCCGAGCTCTACCACCCCGAGGGCGGGACCTGGACACCGGCCGAACCCATGTCCGGTGCCCGGTACGGGCATTCGGCCACGCTGCTGCCGGACGGCCGGGTGCTCGTGGCGGGCGGCAACCGGCCCCGTGACGCACGGACCGTCGCCACCCTGACGACCGCCGAGCTCTTCGACCCGGACACCGGTACCTGGTCACCCGCCCGGGAGATGGCCGACGCCCGCTGGCACCACATCGCGGCGCCGCTGCCGGGCGGACGCCCCCTCGCGGTCGGCGGCATGGCGGCCGCGGGGCGCATCGTGCCGACCGCGCTGGCCCTCTGCGAGATCTACGACCCGCAGACCGACACCTGGAGCGCGGCCGGGGCGATGCGCGACGCCCGGTTCGGCCATCAGGCCGTCCCGCTGCCCGACGGCACCGTCCTCGCCGTGGGCGGCGGACGTTCGGGCTCGGACGACGCCCGCTTCGACCCGTACGGCCCGACCGGGGTGGAGCGCTACGACCCGGCGGCCGGCACCTGGCACGACGAGGCGCCGCTGCCGTGGACCCGTGCCTACCCCCGGGCGCTGCCGCTGCCCTCCGGAGAGGTCCTGGTGCTCGGGGGCGCCGACCCCGCTGCCCTGGACGTGGGCTTCCCCAGCGCGCTGCGCTTCGACCCGGTCGCCCGCCGCTGGTCCCCGGCCGGGCCCCTGCACACCGGGCGCTGGGCGTTCGGCGCGACCTCGCTCGCCGACGGCCGGGTGCTCGCGGCGGGCGGAGTCTCCCGTACGGGCGTCGCCGCACCGGTGTTCGCCGCGGACGTCGCCGCGAGCGAAGCGGAGGTGTTCACACCATGA
- a CDS encoding Kelch repeat-containing protein, protein MSTGHWAPVGDLPWERNVFGAASGAVRLCDGRVLLAGGADARLTATAEAALFTPATGTWSPTAPLRTARRMHTTTVLADGRVLVTGGYSGPLAFPVRPLTTAEVYDPVAGHWTDTAPMGQPRCAHSATVLADGRVLVVGGSDRRSGDSERSLTSAEVYDPAGGGRWTATGDLADGRAHHPAVALADGSVLVAGGWTATSRDVSGGVALAHCERYDPGTGTLAPTAGLASPRTAHQLTPLPDGSVLATGGGPGGDIGPDGRVDPYSLSTAERYHPGRGTWTREPDMPCGRSLHRAVALASGEVLVVGGSTEPLHDAGLSSAVRYDPLSRSWSAAAGMTVGRTGFAAVPLADGRILVTAGSVRTGPSTPSGGHHRLTRTSELFTHG, encoded by the coding sequence ATGAGCACGGGACACTGGGCGCCCGTCGGCGACCTGCCGTGGGAGCGCAACGTGTTCGGCGCGGCGAGCGGCGCGGTGCGGCTCTGCGACGGCCGGGTCCTCCTCGCGGGCGGGGCGGACGCGCGGCTGACCGCGACGGCCGAGGCCGCCCTGTTCACGCCGGCCACGGGAACCTGGTCGCCGACGGCGCCGCTGCGCACGGCCCGGCGGATGCACACGACCACGGTCCTCGCCGACGGCCGGGTCCTGGTGACCGGTGGCTACAGCGGCCCACTGGCCTTCCCGGTCCGTCCGCTGACCACGGCCGAGGTCTACGACCCGGTGGCCGGACACTGGACGGACACCGCGCCCATGGGTCAGCCCCGTTGTGCGCACTCCGCGACGGTGCTCGCCGACGGCCGGGTCCTCGTGGTGGGCGGCAGCGACCGCCGCTCGGGGGACTCGGAGCGCTCGCTGACCTCGGCCGAGGTCTACGACCCGGCGGGCGGCGGACGGTGGACCGCGACGGGCGACCTCGCCGACGGCAGGGCGCACCACCCGGCGGTGGCCCTGGCGGACGGCAGCGTCCTGGTCGCCGGCGGCTGGACCGCGACGAGCCGGGACGTGTCGGGGGGCGTCGCTCTCGCGCACTGCGAGCGCTACGACCCCGGCACGGGTACCTTGGCTCCCACGGCTGGTCTGGCCTCGCCGCGCACCGCCCACCAACTGACACCGCTGCCGGACGGATCCGTGCTGGCCACCGGCGGCGGCCCGGGCGGAGACATCGGTCCCGACGGACGGGTGGACCCGTACAGTCTGTCCACCGCCGAGCGCTACCACCCGGGGCGGGGCACCTGGACCCGGGAGCCGGACATGCCCTGCGGCCGGTCCCTGCACCGGGCGGTCGCGCTGGCCTCGGGCGAGGTCCTGGTCGTCGGCGGCAGCACGGAGCCCTTGCACGACGCGGGCCTGAGCAGCGCCGTACGCTACGACCCGCTGTCCCGGAGCTGGTCGGCCGCGGCCGGAATGACGGTGGGCCGCACCGGCTTCGCCGCGGTGCCCCTGGCCGACGGCCGGATCCTGGTGACGGCCGGCTCGGTCCGCACGGGCCCGTCCACGCCGTCGGGCGGCCACCACCGGCTGACGCGCACGAGCGAACTGTTCACGCACGGGTGA